GCCCAGCTCCTTTCGTATACTTTAAATTTATGGGGGATGCGGGAGGGTTATTCCTTCGGGGAGCAGTTTACACCTTATCTGAAATGAAACTCTTAATTGGGAGGGAATCCAATTGAAATCTTACATTGTCAAAATTGAATTAGAAGAGTCCGAGCCGTTGATATGGAGAAGAGTCATCATGCCAGCGGGTGCGACATATAGAAGGCTTCATGACGTCATCCAGAACGTGACGAACTTCCGAGGCGGATATCCCAGTGAAGGGTATCACAACTATGAATTCGACCTGACGAAAGAGAATAAGATTGTCACAGACCATGAAGAAGTTTACCTTGAGCATCAGCACTATAAGAAAAACAAGGCCGCGTATGAGGAAAGGCTAAAATCGGTTCCACCAGAAATGCTGAAATTTGAAAAGAATGCCCTGGAGAGACTGAAGATTGAAGTGCGGAAACCAACCGGATTAAAGATCGATGAGTATCTGGAGAAGTATGGGGAGGTACGGTATGCCT
The DNA window shown above is from Rossellomorea vietnamensis and carries:
- a CDS encoding plasmid pRiA4b ORF-3 family protein codes for the protein MKSYIVKIELEESEPLIWRRVIMPAGATYRRLHDVIQNVTNFRGGYPSEGYHNYEFDLTKENKIVTDHEEVYLEHQHYKKNKAAYEERLKSVPPEMLKFEKNALERLKIEVRKPTGLKIDEYLEKYGEVRYAYDFGDGWQFTVKLEEIVDDYYFGYPTLLDGEEESPPEDVGGLHGFYEFLEAYRDEKHPEHQQMKTWANSVYFREYDPERINYILKGLNYKKTKWDKINHENYSIIEDKYRKS